One Nocardia sp. BMG111209 DNA segment encodes these proteins:
- a CDS encoding VOC family protein — translation MHLTQIRLIVSDFTGTAAFYRDVIGLRPQFDTVAPPYVAFKPEHGSALSLHDRADLDATLGGVLRGGPGADGALIALRVDDLDRYLTEVTGRGAEILTGPVAFGDRIRSAYLRDPEGNLLEIQQWLATRTGDPVPPAN, via the coding sequence GTGCATCTGACCCAGATTCGGCTGATCGTGTCCGACTTCACCGGCACCGCCGCGTTCTACCGTGACGTGATCGGCCTGCGACCCCAATTCGACACTGTCGCACCCCCGTACGTGGCGTTCAAACCCGAACACGGCAGCGCGCTTTCCCTGCACGACCGCGCCGACCTGGACGCCACCCTGGGCGGCGTACTGCGCGGCGGGCCCGGCGCCGACGGCGCGCTGATCGCCCTCCGCGTCGACGACCTCGACCGCTACCTGACCGAGGTCACCGGCCGGGGCGCCGAAATCCTCACGGGCCCGGTCGCTTTCGGAGACCGGATCCGCAGTGCCTACCTACGCGACCCGGAGGGCAACCTGCTCGAGATCCAGCAGTGGCTGGCCACCCGCACCGGCGACCCCGTTCCCCCGGCGAACTGA